The genome window GCCGTGTGCCGCCTCGCCGGTGAGCCACGGTTTGATTTGCTCAAAAAAATCCGCGCGCCCTTCAGCGCCACATTCGCGCCGGAGCGCCTCCAGTGTGCGCGCCAACACAGTGAGCGCCCACTGCCGGTCGAAGGCCGCATCGGGTGACAGCGTACCGGTATCCGGTATCGCCCTGGCTTCACCGGTATCGGTATCATGTAGGGAAACCTTTTCCACGCCGCCACCGCGTTTGAGTCGGCGCATCGCCTCGCGGTGATGCGCCAGAAAGTGTTTTACCGCCCCCAGCAGATAAGAACGAAACCGGCCGTGCTCCTGCCCAGCATGGGCGATGGTTCTGCCCGCCAGCATGGAGGCGAAAAAATCATGGGTCAGGTCGCGCGCGGCATCCACGTCGCGCAATTCGCAGCGGAGAAAGGCGGCCACGGGGTCGTAGTAGGCCGCGCACAATTCCGCCAACGCGCGGTGACCTTCGGGCGAGTCGGCCTTCGCCCGGCTGACCTGTGTCCACCGCGTGGTGCGAAAAATCTCGCCGGCGGCCTCCGGCCGAGCTGGAGACGACGGCGTCAGTGGTGTTGTGTCAGTGTTCATCGGAACCCGGGCATATCATATCACGGGTACCTGACGTGTGGGAGAGGAAAGGTTACCAATTATGACACTGGAGCTGGAGAATGTTTGCATCTCATCGCCTTCCTTATGCGCGAGTGATCGCGTCCGCGAGGCCGGCCGGAAAGAAGGAGATGAGAAATGCGACAATCAACCACCACCGCGTCGCACACCGGTTCGAGCGAAGTGCGCTGCAAGGGCGGATGGTGGGCGCGCGGCATCACGGATAAAGGCGATTTCATTGTGAAAGTATTTCTTGAGCGGCCTTGGGTATTTCAATGGTCACATGGTCATAGCTATAGCGGCTTGTCGCCTTGCTGGATTGTTCAATGACCTTCCGCGTGCCTCCGGGAATGGAAACCGACGTGATTCTCTTGCTTTCTTGGATCGCCAGCAATCGGCACGAATCGGATTTGCGGATCCAGTGCTTTGCAGAATACTCCAGAACCTTGACCGTTGGCCGGGCAGATGGATTGCCCGAAAACGCTTTGGCAATTGCCTCGGTCATCCGTTCCTGGGCCAGACGCACGGCGGTGTTCCCTTGAGTTTCGATGACAATCGCCTCATCGCCATCGAGGACTTCCGCGCCCGTTACAATCCAGACCGGGGCGTTTTCCTTGGTCTCGGGAGTTTCCTTTTCGCAGACGAACAGATTACCCAAGTCTTTGGCCAGATTGGCAAAGACTCCGGCGGGAACTTGCCAGGAAGCATCGCCCATTTTCATGGCCGCCTTCTCCCCCTGCTTCAACATTATCAGTTGCTGGCCGCCGAATGTCGTGGTTTGACGAGCCAGGGTCTTGGTCAGATCCACTTCAATGGTGACAACATTGGTTTGCGGTGTTTGTGGCACACGGTTCTGGCCCACAATGGCGGTGGCGGATTGTTCGGTCGTATCCACTCGACGGAACGCCGGGACAGATATGGCACGCTCGCGAGCTTTGTCCAACAAGGCGCGGGCCGATTGCGCTGCTTGGACGGGGATGCAAAACGCAATCAGACCGAGGGCAATAAGGGGTTTAGCATGATTCATAACGAATGCGCTTTTCGTCTCATTTTGAGGTTGGCGGCTTGGGTGTGCCCGGCTGGATGAGTTTTGTTGCGGGCGCGTTCGAGGCGGCGGGCGCGGGGGCTTGACGCAACGGCAAAACAAAGGACGCTCCACGAAAAACAGGCGCGAGCGTGTCATCGGCGGCCGAGTTCGTGCCGGACTTCACCGCGGCGCGATGCAAATCATCCAGCCGACAAATGGAGTTCTTGCAGGTGCTGGCGGAACTCCGGCCTGGGACTTGGGAGAGCAGCCGGTTGACCCGCTCCGCGCCCTCGCCGCTGGCCGGATAACTCTCGTGGTAAACCTTCACCGACAGCAGCCACCGGTCGCGGGCCGTGCGCGTCGTTTCCTTGGGCGGTGATTCTTCATCCCACAGCGACAGTGAGGAGACCACCTCGTCGATTCCGTTTTCCAACGCGCGAATGGCTTTTTCGGGTTCATTCAGCCGAAGATGCGCCAACGCGACGGTATCCCGTGCCGCCCAGCTCGCCATCTCGACCTCCTTGGGTGGAATCATCCACCGCGTATAGGCATACCAGCACCAGCAGGCCATGCCGATTGCGCCGAGCCCGAAACTCGCCAAGGCCACGATCACGATTAACAGCTTACTTTTCATATTATCTTTCGGTCATTGTGAATTTGCGGAAATAGATCACAGCTTGGGTGTGCCCGGCTGGATGAGTTTGGTTGCGGGCGCATTTGTGGCGGCAGGAGCCGCCGGCGCAGCGGCGTGCTGCGCGAGTTTCCCGGAAAGTTTGTCGAGGAAGGCCAGCATCTTGGTTGCCCTCGCGCGTGCCGCCCAACATGTAATACTCGTTCAGCGTGTGGCCGGCGTCGGCATACTTGAGATGCTCATAGTGGTGCGTGAAAGTTTTCGCCTTTAGTCTGGCGCAGATCACATCGCTCATTTCCTCGGAAGGCCAAAGAAGATCGTCATGACCGGATGCGAGCAGGATGGGGCCGTTGATCTTCTCCACCAAAATCGCGGCTTTCCCCACCGCATCCGTCTGCTTGAGCGACTGCGCGTAGAACTTGTAAATCGCGCGCGGATCACCGGCGGCAAAACCCGCTCTGTAGTCATACGGCACAATAGGCAACGGTTTGCCGCCGCTGCTCCAGCTTGATTTCGGATCCGGCGGCCACCATTGCTTCGGCATGCCGTCCCAGACCACGGAGCTGGGCGCGAGCGCGATGACGCCCTTGATCTCCGGCTTGCGCGACGCCAGCAACAAGGCGAGTTCGGCGCCTTTCGAACAGCCGAAGACCGCGATCCCGTCGTGAGGAATGCGGTCGCTGCCTGCCATCCACGCCAAGGCCTTGTCGAAATATTCCAGCGGCACGAGTTGGAGCGTCTCCGGCAAACCTTGCTCCTTGAAATAAGCAACCGCCAACACCGGATAGCCGTGCTCCGCCAAGAATTGTGGGAGATGCAGATCCGGACGGCCACCCTCGGAACCGCCCAGGAACAGGAGCCCCGGCTTCGTCACGGGCCCGGCCTTGCAGTAGAAGTCCGCAACGAAACCTTCGCCCTTGAGATCGGTGCGCACGACTTGAGCATCGCCACTGAGGGCGCTGCCGCCAAGCAGCGCGGCGATGATAAGAGAGCAGGAAATTGGCTTCATATTTTCTCCTATGGTTTTGGTTTTGCTGAAAGCGATCACAGTTTAGATGTGCTCGGCTGGATGAGTTTAGTTGCGGGCGCGTTCGTGGCAGCCGCGTTCGGGCTGGCCTTCTCTTGTTTATCGAGAAATTCCATGAACGCAGTCGGCAGGTAGCAGGCTTCCCCTTCTTTGAGGCTATGTATGAAATTTTCCACATCCTCCGATGCGCCGGGACTGCCGAGGTAGAAAGTGCGACCGAAGTCGTCTTTGAACATGGCGTAGCAAGCGCAGGGTTCCACCATCGTCGCATGGCACGAAGGCATGGCGAGAACCTGCGCGTTGAATTCATACGAGTTGGGCGGCGGCGGAGTCTTGCAACTGCAAACGCATAACAACGCCATCGAGCATAGCATGATGATGTGAGTTTTCTTCATGGCAACCGGTCTTTCTGTTGTTTGGATTTGCGGAAGAGGATTACGGCTTGGGTGTGCCCGGCTGGATGAGTTTGGTTGCGGTATCTAGTTCGCATCCCGCTTTTTCACGCCTTGCTTTTGCAGCGAGGCGATGTAGGCATTCAGTGCGATTTCCGGCGAGCTTCCCTCGTGGGAGAAGAAGACGATGGTCTGCGCGCCTTTCATCCTGATGGCTTCGATGGTGATGCGGTGGCCGTCGGCGTCCTTGAACTCCGACTTGCTGCGAGACAGCACGACCTCCTTGGCCGGGCCGGGATCGCCCGCTTTACCCACGCTCCATGACTGGCCACCGCCTCCATAACTCGGATCGTAATTCTTGCCATTGCTATCCTTGGACCAGTGCACCAGCGCATCATGTGTTTCCCATGCGGCTCGGCCGAGGACCTCGTTCGGGGCGGTCGTCGAGAGGGCATCTGCGCCGTAAACCGTGAATGTGCCCTTGTCACGCACGGCACCCATATGCGCGCA of Verrucomicrobiota bacterium contains these proteins:
- a CDS encoding sigma-70 family RNA polymerase sigma factor encodes the protein MNTDTTPLTPSSPARPEAAGEIFRTTRWTQVSRAKADSPEGHRALAELCAAYYDPVAAFLRCELRDVDAARDLTHDFFASMLAGRTIAHAGQEHGRFRSYLLGAVKHFLAHHREAMRRLKRGGGVEKVSLHDTDTGEARAIPDTGTLSPDAAFDRQWALTVLARTLEALRRECGAEGRADFFEQIKPWLTGEAAHGDQTVLAARCGMNANALKVAVHRLKRRFRQLLKAEVAGTLADPGLVEAEMRALFAALGN
- a CDS encoding acyl-CoA thioester hydrolase/BAAT C-terminal domain-containing protein, which gives rise to MKPISCSLIIAALLGGSALSGDAQVVRTDLKGEGFVADFYCKAGPVTKPGLLFLGGSEGGRPDLHLPQFLAEHGYPVLAVAYFKEQGLPETLQLVPLEYFDKALAWMAGSDRIPHDGIAVFGCSKGAELALLLASRKPEIKGVIALAPSSVVWDGMPKQWWPPDPKSSWSSGGKPLPIVPYDYRAGFAAGDPRAIYKFYAQSLKQTDAVGKAAILVEKINGPILLASGHDDLLWPSEEMSDVICARLKAKTFTHHYEHLKYADAGHTLNEYYMLGGTREGNQDAGLPRQTFRETRAARRCAGGSCRHKCARNQTHPAGHTQAVIYFRKFTMTER